One part of the Populus alba chromosome 18, ASM523922v2, whole genome shotgun sequence genome encodes these proteins:
- the LOC118051601 gene encoding mitochondrial import inner membrane translocase subunit TIM17-2: MGTPETSREPCPDRILDDIGGAFGMGAVGGSVFHFIKGVHSSPTGTRLIGGTQAVRMNAPRVGGSFAVWGGLFSAFDCSMVYLRQKEDPWNSIIAGASTGGFLSMRQGLGASARSAMFGGVLLALIEGAGIMLNKVMSAQQDMPVIIEDPVPAMAGGPGFPMGQPHAQAQEGASVSGSESGSWFGGWFGGGKKKESEASSSGSKTEILESFDAPPVPNFEYK; encoded by the coding sequence ATGGGAACACCTGAAACTTCTCGAGAGCCGTGTCCTGATCGTATTCTCGATGATATTGGCGGCGCTTTCGGCATGGGAGCCGTCGGCGGCTCCGTTTTCCACTTCATCAAAGGCGTCCACAGCTCTCCAACCGGTACAAGGCTTATCGGGGGAACTCAGGCCGTTCGCATGAACGCTCCGCGTGTTGGTGGTAGCTTTGCCGTCTGGGGAGGCCTCTTCTCCGCCTTTGACTGCTCAATGGTTTACCTCCGGCAGAAGGAAGATCCATGGAACTCAATCATAGCTGGCGCTTCCACCGGTGGCTTCCTATCCATGCGGCAAGGACTTGGCGCGTCGGCTCGCTCGGCTATGTTTGGTGGCGTGTTACTGGCTTTGATTGAAGGAGCTGGGATTATGCTGAATAAGGTAATGAGTGCTCAACAGGATATGCCTGTTATTATTGAAGATCCTGTTCCTGCTATGGCCGGTGGGCCTGGTTTTCCTATGGGCCAGCCCCACGCCCAGGCCCAAGAGGGTGCATCTGTGAGTGGTTCGGAGTCGGGTTCGTGGTTCGGTGGGTGGTTTGGAGGAGGGAAGAAGAAGGAATCAGAGGCGAGTAGTAGTGGAAGCAAGACCGAGATTTTAGAGAGTTTTGATGCTCCACCAGTACCAAATTTTGAATACaagtaa
- the LOC118051600 gene encoding probable 3-hydroxyisobutyrate dehydrogenase-like 1, mitochondrial produces MRLSLLLPHALHCNSHSLPLSSLPLLHRTMAAAATANFESLSPSNTRVGWIGTGVMGRSMCGHLIKAGYKVTVFNRTLSKAQPLIDMGARLAQSPLAVASQSDVVFSIVGFPSDVRSVLLDSTSGALPGLRPGGVLVDHDQHLKPSLAAEISAAATIKDCHSVDAPVSGGDRGAKNGSLAIFAGGDKTVIERLSPLFALMGRVNYMGAPGKGQFRKIGKIRITIASTMVGLVEGIIYAHKAGLNVESYLNAISTGAAGSKSLDLYGSRILKRDFEAGFYVNHFVKDLGICLKECQNMGLALPGLALAQQLYLSLKAHGEGKFRYQVYFGSGEA; encoded by the coding sequence ATGCGACTGTCACTCTTACTTCCACACGCTCTTCACTGTAACTCTCACAGCCttcccctctcctctctccCACTACTCCACCGCACCATGGCCGCCGCCGCCACCGCCAACTTCGAGTCCTTAAGCCCATCAAACACGCGCGTGGGTTGGATCGGAACTGGTGTCATGGGCCGCTCCATGTGCGGCCATCTAATAAAAGCTGGTTACAAAGTCACCGTCTTCAACCGGACCCTTTCAAAGGCCCAACCCTTAATCGACATGGGAGCTCGCCTGGCTCAATCACCTCTCGCTGTCGCTTCCCAATCCGACGTCGTCTTCTCCATCGTCGGCTTTCCCTCCGACGTCCGCAGCGTCCTCCTTGACTCCACTTCCGGCGCCCTCCCAGGACTCCGCCCCGGCGGCGTCCTCGTCGACCATGACCAACATCTGAAACCCTCCCTAGCCGCGGAGATTTCAGCAGCCGCCACTATAAAGGACTGCCACTCCGTTGACGCCCCCGTATCCGGAGGCGACCGCGGCGCCAAGAACGGTAGCCTCGCAATTTTCGCAGGAGGAGATAAAACAGTCATCGAGAGGCTAAGTCCCCTATTTGCCCTCATGGGGAGGGTTAATTACATGGGTGCCCCCGGGAAAGGTCAATTTCGCAAAATTGGCAAAATCAGAATAACGATAGCATCAACAATGGTTGGATTAGTAGAGGGAATTATTTATGCCCATAAAGCTGGATTAAATGTTGAATCTTATTTAAATGCAATCTCAACCGGGGCAGCAGGGTCAAAGTCACTTGATTTATATGGGAGTAGAATTTTAAAGAGGGATTTCGAAGCTGGATTTTATGTCAATCATTTTGTGAAAGATTTAGGGATTTGTTTGAAGGAGTGTCAAAATATGGGACTTGCTTTGCCAGGATTAGCTCTGGCCCAGCAGCTTTATTTGTCTCTTAAGGCTCATGGTGAAGGGAAATTTAGGTATCAAGTTTATTTTGGCTCTGGAGAGGCTTAA